From one Gossypium hirsutum isolate 1008001.06 chromosome D08, Gossypium_hirsutum_v2.1, whole genome shotgun sequence genomic stretch:
- the LOC107930032 gene encoding bifunctional UDP-glucose 4-epimerase and UDP-xylose 4-epimerase 1 isoform X4, which produces MKTILVTGGAGFIGTHTVVQLLNEGFKVSIIDNLDNSVIEAVDRVKELVGPELSKKLQFNLGDLRNRDDLDKLFSKTKFDAVIHFAGLKAVGESVGNPRRYFDNNLIGTINLYEIMAKYNCKKMVFSSSATVYGQPEKIPCVEDFELKAMNPYGRTKLFLEEIARDIQKAEPDWRIILLRYFNPVGAHESGKIGEDPKGIPNNLMPYIQQVAVGRLPELNVYGHDYPTKDGSAIRDYIHVMDLADGHTAALRKLFTTESIGCVAYNLGTGCGTSVLEMVAAFEKASGKGKIWCS; this is translated from the exons ATG AAAACTATTCTTGTTACTGGTGGTGCTGGGTTCATTGGCACTCATACAGTGGTACAGCTACTCAATGAAGGTTTTAAAGTGTCAATTATTGACAATCTTGATAACTCTGTTATTGAGGCTGTTGATAGGGTTAAGGAATTAGTGGGTCCTGAGCTCTCTAAGAAACTCCAGTTCAACTTG GGTGATTTGAGGAACAGGGATGACTTGGATAAGCTTTTCTCTAAGACAAA GTTTGATGCTGTCATCCATTTTGCTGGCCTTAAGGCTGTTGGGGAGAGTGTCGGTAACCCTCGTCGGTATTTTGACAATAATTTGATTGGCACTATCAATCTGTATGAGATCATGGCCAAATATAATTGCAAAAAG ATGGTATTCTCATCTTCCGCAACTGTGTATGGCCAACCCGAGAAAATACCATGTGTTGAGGATTTTGAGTTGAAGGCCATGAATCCTTATGGACGGACCAAG CTTTTCCTTGAGGAAATTGCACGAGATATTCAGAAGGCTGAACCAGATTGGCGTATCATTTTACTGCGTTACTTCAATCCTGTTGGTGCTCATGAGAGTGGTAAAATTGGAGAAGATCCAAAAGGCATCCCGAATAACCTCATGCCTTACATACAACAAGTGGCTGTAGGCAGATTACCTGAACTTAATGTATATGGTCATGATTATCCAACCAAGGATGGCAGCGCG ATCCGAGACTACATCCATGTTATGGACTTAGCTGATGGCCATACTGCTGCACTTAGGAAACTTTTTACCACAGAGAGTATAG GTTGTGTTGCCTACAACTTGGGAACTGGATGTGGTACATCTGTCCTCGAAATGGTTGCAGCTTTCGAAAAAGCTTCCGGAAAG GGCAAAATATGGTGTAGCTGA
- the LOC107930039 gene encoding protein phosphatase inhibitor 2 isoform X2 — MVSKPAINNSLKKMKKRVSWNEANLREIEANKQETKKIDEPKTPYPSTIEEDGSSVKSIDFAAHAEALKNALNKLAFTEEHNSPFGETCQDEDQGLAKQKDTVSFEGRRRAHYDEFNKVKEVQEKGCSLDDELDNSIYVSGSGSTLDIDSIEIDIEDDDEILEIIDIEETDDLSFPQYSHFG; from the exons ATGGTATCAAAACCCGCCATTAACAACAGCCTGAAAAAGAtgaa GAAACGTGTAAGTTGGAACGAGGCTAATCTCAGGGAAATCGAGGCAAACAAACAAGAAACGAAAAAAATTGATGAACCTAAAACACCTTACCCTTCAACGATTGAAGAAGATG GTTCTTCTGTTAAAAGCATTGACTTTGCTGCACATGCTGAAGCCTTAAAAAATGCCTTGAACAAACTAGCTTTCACTGAAGAGCACAATAGCCCGTTTGGGGAAACCTGCCAAGACGAAGATCAAG GCTTAGCAAAACAAAAGGATACTGTGAGCTTTGAGGGGAGGAGGAGAGCACATTACGACGAGTTCAACAAAGTGAAAGAAGTACAAGAAAAGGGCTGCTCTCTCGACGATGAGCTTGATAACAGTATATATGTTTCCGGTTCGGGTTCAACCCTCGACATCGattcaatagaaattgatatcGAGGATGATGATGAAATTCTGGAAATAATTGACATAGAGGAAACTGATGATCTGAGTTTCCCTCAATACTCACATTTTGGTTAA
- the LOC107930032 gene encoding bifunctional UDP-glucose 4-epimerase and UDP-xylose 4-epimerase 1 isoform X2 gives MKTILVTGGAGFIGTHTVVQLLNEGFKVSIIDNLDNSVIEAVDRVKELVGPELSKKLQFNLGDLRNRDDLDKLFSKTKFDAVIHFAGLKAVGESVGNPRRYFDNNLIGTINLYEIMAKYNCKKMVFSSSATVYGQPEKIPCVEDFELKAMNPYGRTKLFLEEIARDIQKAEPDWRIILLRYFNPVGAHESGKIGEDPKGIPNNLMPYIQQVAVGRLPELNVYGHDYPTKDGSAIRDYIHVMDLADGHTAALRKLFTTESIGCVAYNLGTGCGTSVLEMVAAFEKASGKKIPIKLCPRRPGDATAVYASTEKAQRELGWKAKYGVAEMCRDQWKWASSNPWGYQSKKP, from the exons ATG AAAACTATTCTTGTTACTGGTGGTGCTGGGTTCATTGGCACTCATACAGTGGTACAGCTACTCAATGAAGGTTTTAAAGTGTCAATTATTGACAATCTTGATAACTCTGTTATTGAGGCTGTTGATAGGGTTAAGGAATTAGTGGGTCCTGAGCTCTCTAAGAAACTCCAGTTCAACTTG GGTGATTTGAGGAACAGGGATGACTTGGATAAGCTTTTCTCTAAGACAAA GTTTGATGCTGTCATCCATTTTGCTGGCCTTAAGGCTGTTGGGGAGAGTGTCGGTAACCCTCGTCGGTATTTTGACAATAATTTGATTGGCACTATCAATCTGTATGAGATCATGGCCAAATATAATTGCAAAAAG ATGGTATTCTCATCTTCCGCAACTGTGTATGGCCAACCCGAGAAAATACCATGTGTTGAGGATTTTGAGTTGAAGGCCATGAATCCTTATGGACGGACCAAG CTTTTCCTTGAGGAAATTGCACGAGATATTCAGAAGGCTGAACCAGATTGGCGTATCATTTTACTGCGTTACTTCAATCCTGTTGGTGCTCATGAGAGTGGTAAAATTGGAGAAGATCCAAAAGGCATCCCGAATAACCTCATGCCTTACATACAACAAGTGGCTGTAGGCAGATTACCTGAACTTAATGTATATGGTCATGATTATCCAACCAAGGATGGCAGCGCG ATCCGAGACTACATCCATGTTATGGACTTAGCTGATGGCCATACTGCTGCACTTAGGAAACTTTTTACCACAGAGAGTATAG GTTGTGTTGCCTACAACTTGGGAACTGGATGTGGTACATCTGTCCTCGAAATGGTTGCAGCTTTCGAAAAAGCTTCCGGAAAG AAAATCCCCATTAAACTATGCCCAAGAAGACCTGGAGATGCTACTGCCGTTTATGCTTCTACCGAGAAAGCTCAAAGGGAACTTGGTTGGAA GGCAAAATATGGTGTAGCTGAGATGTGTAGGGATCAATGGAAGTGGGCGAGCAGCAATCCATGGGGATACCAGTCAAAAAAGCCTTAA
- the LOC107930032 gene encoding bifunctional UDP-glucose 4-epimerase and UDP-xylose 4-epimerase 1 isoform X1, producing MDASQKTILVTGGAGFIGTHTVVQLLNEGFKVSIIDNLDNSVIEAVDRVKELVGPELSKKLQFNLGDLRNRDDLDKLFSKTKFDAVIHFAGLKAVGESVGNPRRYFDNNLIGTINLYEIMAKYNCKKMVFSSSATVYGQPEKIPCVEDFELKAMNPYGRTKLFLEEIARDIQKAEPDWRIILLRYFNPVGAHESGKIGEDPKGIPNNLMPYIQQVAVGRLPELNVYGHDYPTKDGSAIRDYIHVMDLADGHTAALRKLFTTESIGCVAYNLGTGCGTSVLEMVAAFEKASGKKIPIKLCPRRPGDATAVYASTEKAQRELGWKAKYGVAEMCRDQWKWASSNPWGYQSKKP from the exons atggatGCTTCACAGAAAACTATTCTTGTTACTGGTGGTGCTGGGTTCATTGGCACTCATACAGTGGTACAGCTACTCAATGAAGGTTTTAAAGTGTCAATTATTGACAATCTTGATAACTCTGTTATTGAGGCTGTTGATAGGGTTAAGGAATTAGTGGGTCCTGAGCTCTCTAAGAAACTCCAGTTCAACTTG GGTGATTTGAGGAACAGGGATGACTTGGATAAGCTTTTCTCTAAGACAAA GTTTGATGCTGTCATCCATTTTGCTGGCCTTAAGGCTGTTGGGGAGAGTGTCGGTAACCCTCGTCGGTATTTTGACAATAATTTGATTGGCACTATCAATCTGTATGAGATCATGGCCAAATATAATTGCAAAAAG ATGGTATTCTCATCTTCCGCAACTGTGTATGGCCAACCCGAGAAAATACCATGTGTTGAGGATTTTGAGTTGAAGGCCATGAATCCTTATGGACGGACCAAG CTTTTCCTTGAGGAAATTGCACGAGATATTCAGAAGGCTGAACCAGATTGGCGTATCATTTTACTGCGTTACTTCAATCCTGTTGGTGCTCATGAGAGTGGTAAAATTGGAGAAGATCCAAAAGGCATCCCGAATAACCTCATGCCTTACATACAACAAGTGGCTGTAGGCAGATTACCTGAACTTAATGTATATGGTCATGATTATCCAACCAAGGATGGCAGCGCG ATCCGAGACTACATCCATGTTATGGACTTAGCTGATGGCCATACTGCTGCACTTAGGAAACTTTTTACCACAGAGAGTATAG GTTGTGTTGCCTACAACTTGGGAACTGGATGTGGTACATCTGTCCTCGAAATGGTTGCAGCTTTCGAAAAAGCTTCCGGAAAG AAAATCCCCATTAAACTATGCCCAAGAAGACCTGGAGATGCTACTGCCGTTTATGCTTCTACCGAGAAAGCTCAAAGGGAACTTGGTTGGAA GGCAAAATATGGTGTAGCTGAGATGTGTAGGGATCAATGGAAGTGGGCGAGCAGCAATCCATGGGGATACCAGTCAAAAAAGCCTTAA
- the LOC107930037 gene encoding elicitor-responsive protein 3 isoform X2, with amino-acid sequence MPQGSLEVFLASAKGLEDTDFLFKMDPYVILTCRTQEQKSSVASGSEPVWNENFIFNVSEGAEELKLKIMDSDIGNDDFVGEAEICLKSVLREGRIPPTAYNIVKNKEFCGEIKVGLTFNPEERSSRDYDDRDEYSRGWKESSHSDRDRTSRRDDSPRGRRHSPERERDYRGRDSDEDRRRGGRRRHSSDED; translated from the exons ATGCCTCAGGGATCGCTTGAAGTTTTTCTTGCAAGTGCCAAGGGTCTTGAGGACACTGATTTTCTGT TCAAAATGGATCCATATGTGATCCTCACTTGTCGAACTCAGGAGCAGAAAAGTAGTGTTGCTTCAG GGTCTGAACCGGTATGGAACGAGAATTTCATATTCAATGTGTCGGAAGGAGCTGAGGAACTAAAACTGAAAATAATGGACAGTGATATTGGTAATGATGATTTCGTTGGAGAAGCTGA AATTTGTTTAAAGTCGGTATTGCGAGAAGGACGCATTCCTCCAACTGCATATAATATTGTAAAAAATAAGGAGTTTTGTGGGGAGATTAAAGTTGGTCTCACTTTCAACCCCGAG GAGCGGAGTTCCAGAGACTATGATGATAGGGATGAATATTCTAGAGGATGGAAGGAGTCTTCACACTCAGACAGA GATCGAACTTCCAGAAGGGATGATTCCCCTAGAGGAAGAAGGCACTCTCCAGAAAGA GAAAGGGATTATAGAGGTAGGGATTCAGACGAAGATCGTAGAAGGGGTGGAAGGAGGAGGCATTCTTCAGACGAAGACTAG
- the LOC107930031 gene encoding DEAD-box ATP-dependent RNA helicase 47, mitochondrial, translating into MLALPSTRLLLLFGESLPSSRLPNVSRKVWGQTSVRFVSQVNPDNGPLTLSSLGFKSGFEKTNKIKADKIERLDVPSEAPKSKVRGVGSNGIKTVKTFTVKKSLEIESAPFSAKSFSELGLPPLLLERLDTAGFTVPTDVQSAAVPTILKGHDVVIQSYTGSGKTLAYLLPILSEVGPLKKKSANGESEFEKKKEIDAVIVAPSRELGMQIVREVEKLLGPTDKKVVQQLVGGANRSRQEEALKKNKPAIVVGTPGRIAEISAAGKLHTHSCRFLVLDEVDELLSFNFREDMHRILEHVGRRSGADPRGSIAARRTIMVSATVPFSVIRAARSWGSDPLLVQAKKVMPLEAVSPSGPVNILKPTSGSDSSMRTQAALQSLPPALKHYHCVAKLQHKVDTLRRCVHALDAKCVIAFMNHTKQLKDAVFKLEARGMVAAELHGDLGKLARSTTLKKFKNGEVRVLVTNELSARGLDVAECDLVVNLDLPTDSIHYAHRAGRTGRLGRKGTVVTICEEPEVFVVKKLQKQLGIPIPACEFTEGKLNVIEED; encoded by the coding sequence ATGCTAGCATTACCCTCAACAAGGTTGCTTCTATTGTTTGGAGAATCATTACCCTCATCTAGGCTACCTAATGTGTCTAGGAAAGTTTGGGGCCAGACCAGTGTACGGTTTGTGAGTCAGGTTAATCCTGATAATGGACCTCTCACTCTTTCCAGCCTTGGTTTCAAAAGTGGCTTTGAGAAAACAAACAAGATCAAAGCGGATAAAATTGAAAGGCTTGATGTTCCTAGTGAAGCACCTAAAAGTAAGGTAAGGGGTGTTGGAAGCAATGGTATAAAAACAGTCAAGACGTTCACGGTGAAAAAGTCACTAGAAATTGAATCAGCGCCTTTTTCTGCGAAGTCATTTTCTGAGCTTGGCCTTCCACCTTTGTTGCTAGAGAGGTTAGACACAGCAGGATTCACGGTTCCAACTGATGTTCAGTCTGCAGCAGTTCCAACAATTCTCAAAGGTCATGATGTTGTGATTCAATCTTACACGGGCTCAGGAAAAACATTAGCGTATCTCCTTCCCATACTTTCTGAAGTAGGCCCACTTAAAAAGAAATCTGCTAATGGTGAGagtgaatttgagaaaaaaaaagagattgatGCGGTTATTGTAGCTCCCTCTAGGGAACTGGGGATGCAAATTGTTAGGGAGGTTGAAAAGCTTCTAGGTCCTACAGACAAGAAAGTTGTTCAGCAACTTGTAGGAGGTGCAAATCGATCAAGACAGGAAGAAGCTTTAAAGAAGAACAAGCCAGCCATTGTTGTTGGCACCCCTGGTCGAATTGCAGAGATCAGTGCAGCTGGGAAGCTTCACACTCATAGCTGTCGTTTCTTGGTTTTAGATGAAGTTGATGAGCTCCTGTCATTTAACTTTCGGGAGGACATGCACCGGATATTGGAACATGTGGGCAGGAGATCAGGTGCTGACCCCCGTGGCTCAATTGCTGCACGTCGGACCATTATGGTGTCTGCTACAGTTCCATTTTCAGTTATAAGGGCGGCTAGGAGTTGGGGGTCTGACCCACTTCTTGTCCAAGCTAAAAAGGTCATGCCACTTGAAGCTGTTTCGCCCTCTGGACCTGTTAATATCTTAAAACCTACATCTGGTTCAGACTCAAGCATGCGGACTCAGGCTGCATTGCAAAGCCTACCACCTGCTTTGAAACACTACCATTGTGTCGCAAAATTACAACACAAGGTTGATACATTGAGAAGATGCGTACATGCACTTGATGCCAAGTGTGTGATAGCTTTCATGAACCATACAAAGCAGCTAAAGGATGCTGTCTTCAAGCTAGAGGCCCGTGGGATGGTAGCTGCAGAGCTGCATGGTGACCTTGGCAAGCTTGCCAGGTCAACGACTTTGAAAAAGTTCAAGAATGGAGAAGTGAGAGTTTTGGTGACAAATGAACTTTCAGCAAGGGGTTTGGATGTGGCAGAATGTGATCTTGTGGTTAATCTGGACTTGCCGACTGACTCTATCCACTATGCACACAGAGCTGGTCGAACAGGTCGGCTTGGCAGGAAAGGTACTGTGGTAACCATCTGTGAGGAGCCGGAAGTGTTTGTTGTGAAGAAGTTACAGAAGCAGCTTGGAATCCCCATTCCTGCTTGTGAGTTTACAGAAGGCAAACTTAATGTCATTGAAGAAGACTAA
- the LOC107930035 gene encoding heat stress transcription factor B-2b-like isoform X1, whose amino-acid sequence MASLPADQPSESTASGAADSQRSLPTPFLTKTYQLVDDPSVNDMISWNEDGSTFIVWRPAEFARDLLPKYFKHNNFSSFVRQLNTYGFRKVVPDRWEFANDCFRRGEKGLLRDIQRRKMTPTTTAPAATVTVAAIPCKVSPSNSGDEQVISSNSPPVATVLHRTTSSTTPELLEENERLRKENMQLNHELTQLKGLCNNILTLMTNYASGQSENNSNSAEGKALDLLPGKNSGTKAGGVGPKEAVDMEEDVTPKLFGVSIGMKRVRREDSVEEQNNNQEQQQDIECEPGVKAEPLDGKSDDQDSSWLELGK is encoded by the exons ATGGCATCATTGCCGGCGGACCAACCGAGCGAATCCACCGCCAGTGGTGCCGCTGACTCCCAACGATCTTTACCTACTCCGTTCCTTACCAAAACCTATCAACTCGTCGACGATCCCTCCGTTAATGACATGATTTCATGGAACGAAGATGGATCAACCTTCATTGTTTGGCGCCCCGCTGAATTCGCCCGTGATTTGCTCCCTAAATACTTCAAACATAACAACTTCTCTAGCTTCGTGCGCCAGCTCAACACATAT GGATTCAGGAAGGTAGTGCCGGATCGATGGGAGTTCGCTAACGATTGTTTCCGAAGAGGTGAGAAAGGTCTTCTCCGAGACATACAACGTCGGAAAATGACTCCTACCACTACTGCTCCTGCCGCGACGGTGACCGTGGCGGCGATTCCTTGCAAGGTTTCCCCATCCAATTCAGGCGATGAGCAGGTCATTTCGTCCAACTCGCCACCTGTTGCCACCGTTTTGCACCGAACCACCAGCAGCACGACGCCAGAGCTTTTAGAGGAGAACGAGAGGCTCAGAAAAGAGAACATGCAGCTGAACCACGAGTTGACTCAGTTGAAGGGATTGTGCAACAATATACTAACTTTGATGACGAACTATGCTTCCGGTCAGTCggaaaataattcaaattcagcCGAAGGTAAGGCGTTGGATCTTTTGCCGGGGAAGAATTCGGGTACGAAAGCGGGAGGCGTGGGTCCGAAGGAGGCGGTGGATATGGAGGAGGATGTGACGCCGAAATTGTTCGGAGTTTCGATTGGGATGAAGCGCGTGAGGAGAGAGGATTCGGTGGAGGAGCAGAATAATAATCAAGAACAACAGCAGGACATAGAGTGTGAGCCCGGGGTTAAAGCAGAGCCGTTGGATGGGAAGAGTGATGATCAGGATTCTTCGTGGCTGGAGCTCGGGAAATGA
- the LOC107930038 gene encoding CASP-like protein 4A4 isoform X2, giving the protein MEPHKEALKEESEHVMAIACTIMAGVSPVSVANSHTQHPFPTPSPFSFSGATTRRTCTPSIHHLNLFLRFLQLLFSFISALTLATPPANNNGGQRSPSFTEYPELTGILISDKTSDYLSFVFDQLTGYLVVSSASVAIPIIRQQVGQSTPLWKGTIVSTSMSFATFLVIAISALLSGYKLCKRIVW; this is encoded by the exons ATGGAGCCGCATAAGGAAGCACTGAAAGAAGAAAGTGAGCATGTTATGGCGATTGCTTGTACAATCATGGCTGGTGTTTCCCCTGTGTCAGTGGCTAATTCTCACACTCAACACCCATTTCCAACCCCTTCACCATTTTCTTTCTCAGGGGCTACTACACGGCGAACTTGTACACCTTCCATACATCATTTAAATCTCTTCCTTCGATTCTTGCAGCTTCTCTTCTCCTTTATTTCAGCCCTCACACTGGCTACTCCACCCGCAAATAACAACGGTGGCCAACGATCACCTAGCTTCACCGAGTACCCTGAACTAAC AGGCATTCTAATATCAGACAAGACCTCAGACTACCTTAGCTTTGTCTTCGACCAG TTGACGGGCTACCTTGTCGTCTCATCTGCTTCAGTAGCAATACCGATCATTCGACAACAGGTTGGGCAAAGCACACCACTTTGGAAGGGAACCATTGTATCAACTAGCATGTCCTTTGCAACTTTTCTGGTTATAGCAATCTCTGCTCTCTTGTCTGGCTACAAGCTTTGCAAGAGAATCGTCTGGTGA
- the LOC107930038 gene encoding CASP-like protein 4A4 isoform X1: protein MEPHKEALKEESEHVMAIACTIMAGVSPVSVANSHTQHPFPTPSPFSFSGATTRRTCTPSIHHLNLFLRFLQLLFSFISALTLATPPANNNGGQRSPSFTEYPELTYGFIVAILAFLYAAFQLFKGISDIAHRGILISDKTSDYLSFVFDQLTGYLVVSSASVAIPIIRQQVGQSTPLWKGTIVSTSMSFATFLVIAISALLSGYKLCKRIVW, encoded by the exons ATGGAGCCGCATAAGGAAGCACTGAAAGAAGAAAGTGAGCATGTTATGGCGATTGCTTGTACAATCATGGCTGGTGTTTCCCCTGTGTCAGTGGCTAATTCTCACACTCAACACCCATTTCCAACCCCTTCACCATTTTCTTTCTCAGGGGCTACTACACGGCGAACTTGTACACCTTCCATACATCATTTAAATCTCTTCCTTCGATTCTTGCAGCTTCTCTTCTCCTTTATTTCAGCCCTCACACTGGCTACTCCACCCGCAAATAACAACGGTGGCCAACGATCACCTAGCTTCACCGAGTACCCTGAACTAAC ATATGGCTTCATTGTAGCTATTTTAGCTTTCCTTTACGCAGCTTTCCAACTGTTTAAAGGTATTTCTGACATTGCTCACAGAGGCATTCTAATATCAGACAAGACCTCAGACTACCTTAGCTTTGTCTTCGACCAG TTGACGGGCTACCTTGTCGTCTCATCTGCTTCAGTAGCAATACCGATCATTCGACAACAGGTTGGGCAAAGCACACCACTTTGGAAGGGAACCATTGTATCAACTAGCATGTCCTTTGCAACTTTTCTGGTTATAGCAATCTCTGCTCTCTTGTCTGGCTACAAGCTTTGCAAGAGAATCGTCTGGTGA
- the LOC107930032 gene encoding bifunctional UDP-glucose 4-epimerase and UDP-xylose 4-epimerase 1 isoform X3 — MDASQKTILVTGGAGFIGTHTVVQLLNEGFKVSIIDNLDNSVIEAVDRVKELVGPELSKKLQFNLGDLRNRDDLDKLFSKTKFDAVIHFAGLKAVGESVGNPRRYFDNNLIGTINLYEIMAKYNCKKMVFSSSATVYGQPEKIPCVEDFELKAMNPYGRTKLFLEEIARDIQKAEPDWRIILLRYFNPVGAHESGKIGEDPKGIPNNLMPYIQQVAVGRLPELNVYGHDYPTKDGSAIRDYIHVMDLADGHTAALRKLFTTESIGCVAYNLGTGCGTSVLEMVAAFEKASGKGKIWCS; from the exons atggatGCTTCACAGAAAACTATTCTTGTTACTGGTGGTGCTGGGTTCATTGGCACTCATACAGTGGTACAGCTACTCAATGAAGGTTTTAAAGTGTCAATTATTGACAATCTTGATAACTCTGTTATTGAGGCTGTTGATAGGGTTAAGGAATTAGTGGGTCCTGAGCTCTCTAAGAAACTCCAGTTCAACTTG GGTGATTTGAGGAACAGGGATGACTTGGATAAGCTTTTCTCTAAGACAAA GTTTGATGCTGTCATCCATTTTGCTGGCCTTAAGGCTGTTGGGGAGAGTGTCGGTAACCCTCGTCGGTATTTTGACAATAATTTGATTGGCACTATCAATCTGTATGAGATCATGGCCAAATATAATTGCAAAAAG ATGGTATTCTCATCTTCCGCAACTGTGTATGGCCAACCCGAGAAAATACCATGTGTTGAGGATTTTGAGTTGAAGGCCATGAATCCTTATGGACGGACCAAG CTTTTCCTTGAGGAAATTGCACGAGATATTCAGAAGGCTGAACCAGATTGGCGTATCATTTTACTGCGTTACTTCAATCCTGTTGGTGCTCATGAGAGTGGTAAAATTGGAGAAGATCCAAAAGGCATCCCGAATAACCTCATGCCTTACATACAACAAGTGGCTGTAGGCAGATTACCTGAACTTAATGTATATGGTCATGATTATCCAACCAAGGATGGCAGCGCG ATCCGAGACTACATCCATGTTATGGACTTAGCTGATGGCCATACTGCTGCACTTAGGAAACTTTTTACCACAGAGAGTATAG GTTGTGTTGCCTACAACTTGGGAACTGGATGTGGTACATCTGTCCTCGAAATGGTTGCAGCTTTCGAAAAAGCTTCCGGAAAG GGCAAAATATGGTGTAGCTGA
- the LOC107930037 gene encoding elicitor-responsive protein 3 isoform X1 translates to MEFPCIYTFLGSVFFFLHSLLLSSVSPPNMPQGSLEVFLASAKGLEDTDFLFKMDPYVILTCRTQEQKSSVASGSEPVWNENFIFNVSEGAEELKLKIMDSDIGNDDFVGEAEICLKSVLREGRIPPTAYNIVKNKEFCGEIKVGLTFNPEERSSRDYDDRDEYSRGWKESSHSDRDRTSRRDDSPRGRRHSPERERDYRGRDSDEDRRRGGRRRHSSDED, encoded by the exons ATGGAATTCCCCTGTATATATACCTTTCTGgggtctgttttttttttcttacattcATTGTTACTGTCTTCAGTTTCGCCTCCAAACATGCCTCAGGGATCGCTTGAAGTTTTTCTTGCAAGTGCCAAGGGTCTTGAGGACACTGATTTTCTGT TCAAAATGGATCCATATGTGATCCTCACTTGTCGAACTCAGGAGCAGAAAAGTAGTGTTGCTTCAG GGTCTGAACCGGTATGGAACGAGAATTTCATATTCAATGTGTCGGAAGGAGCTGAGGAACTAAAACTGAAAATAATGGACAGTGATATTGGTAATGATGATTTCGTTGGAGAAGCTGA AATTTGTTTAAAGTCGGTATTGCGAGAAGGACGCATTCCTCCAACTGCATATAATATTGTAAAAAATAAGGAGTTTTGTGGGGAGATTAAAGTTGGTCTCACTTTCAACCCCGAG GAGCGGAGTTCCAGAGACTATGATGATAGGGATGAATATTCTAGAGGATGGAAGGAGTCTTCACACTCAGACAGA GATCGAACTTCCAGAAGGGATGATTCCCCTAGAGGAAGAAGGCACTCTCCAGAAAGA GAAAGGGATTATAGAGGTAGGGATTCAGACGAAGATCGTAGAAGGGGTGGAAGGAGGAGGCATTCTTCAGACGAAGACTAG
- the LOC107930039 gene encoding protein phosphatase inhibitor 2 isoform X1 gives MSTNKVAFTSTRLFRIRKRVSWNEANLREIEANKQETKKIDEPKTPYPSTIEEDGSSVKSIDFAAHAEALKNALNKLAFTEEHNSPFGETCQDEDQGLAKQKDTVSFEGRRRAHYDEFNKVKEVQEKGCSLDDELDNSIYVSGSGSTLDIDSIEIDIEDDDEILEIIDIEETDDLSFPQYSHFG, from the exons ATGTCGACAAATAAAGTTGCATTTACTAGTACCCGTCTGTTTCGGATTAGGAAACGTGTAAGTTGGAACGAGGCTAATCTCAGGGAAATCGAGGCAAACAAACAAGAAACGAAAAAAATTGATGAACCTAAAACACCTTACCCTTCAACGATTGAAGAAGATG GTTCTTCTGTTAAAAGCATTGACTTTGCTGCACATGCTGAAGCCTTAAAAAATGCCTTGAACAAACTAGCTTTCACTGAAGAGCACAATAGCCCGTTTGGGGAAACCTGCCAAGACGAAGATCAAG GCTTAGCAAAACAAAAGGATACTGTGAGCTTTGAGGGGAGGAGGAGAGCACATTACGACGAGTTCAACAAAGTGAAAGAAGTACAAGAAAAGGGCTGCTCTCTCGACGATGAGCTTGATAACAGTATATATGTTTCCGGTTCGGGTTCAACCCTCGACATCGattcaatagaaattgatatcGAGGATGATGATGAAATTCTGGAAATAATTGACATAGAGGAAACTGATGATCTGAGTTTCCCTCAATACTCACATTTTGGTTAA